One Thiocapsa bogorovii DNA segment encodes these proteins:
- a CDS encoding UDP-N-acetylglucosamine 4,6-dehydratase, whose amino-acid sequence MNVLELIGRDQPLFDADIAGFEGELSARVAEGRFLVIGGAGSIGKAVVREIFKRGPRALHVVDISENNMVELVRDLRSTLGYIDGDFRTFAIDCGSVEFDALMRWSGGYDYVLNLSALKHVRSEKDPFTLMRMVDVNILNTIATITQAQAGGARKYFCVSTDKAANPVNMMGASKRIMEMFLMRASLELPISTARFANVAFSDGSLLHGFNQRFAKRQPFAAPSDVRRYFVTPQESGELCLMSCLLGKNRDIFFPKLSERLHLITFAEIAERYLAARGYEAFPCATEDEARACIDERLARQQWPCCFFASDTSGEKDFEEFFTDRETLDMARFESIGVIRNEPRFDAARLEFFLASVDALKARGEWGRAELVELFHAMLPDFRHKDTGKYLDEKM is encoded by the coding sequence ATGAATGTTTTGGAACTGATCGGGCGTGATCAGCCGCTGTTTGATGCGGATATCGCCGGGTTCGAGGGCGAGTTGTCTGCCCGTGTGGCCGAGGGGCGGTTTCTGGTGATCGGCGGGGCGGGGTCGATCGGGAAGGCGGTGGTGCGCGAGATCTTCAAACGTGGCCCGCGCGCGCTGCATGTGGTGGATATCAGCGAGAACAACATGGTCGAGCTGGTGCGTGATCTGCGCAGTACGCTTGGCTACATCGACGGGGACTTTCGCACCTTCGCGATCGACTGCGGATCGGTGGAGTTCGATGCGCTGATGCGCTGGAGCGGCGGCTACGACTATGTGCTGAACCTCTCCGCGCTCAAGCATGTGCGCAGCGAGAAGGATCCCTTCACCCTGATGCGGATGGTGGATGTCAACATCCTCAACACGATCGCGACCATTACGCAAGCGCAGGCCGGCGGGGCGCGGAAATATTTTTGCGTCTCGACCGACAAGGCGGCGAACCCGGTCAACATGATGGGCGCGAGCAAGCGGATCATGGAGATGTTCCTGATGCGGGCCAGTCTGGAGCTGCCGATCTCTACGGCGCGCTTCGCCAATGTCGCCTTCTCGGACGGCTCGCTGCTGCACGGGTTCAACCAGCGCTTCGCCAAGCGCCAGCCGTTCGCGGCGCCCAGCGACGTGCGCCGCTATTTCGTGACCCCCCAGGAGTCGGGCGAGCTGTGTCTGATGTCCTGCCTGCTCGGGAAGAACCGCGACATCTTCTTCCCTAAGCTCAGCGAGCGGCTGCATCTCATCACCTTTGCCGAGATCGCCGAGCGTTACTTGGCGGCTCGGGGCTACGAGGCATTTCCTTGCGCCACCGAGGACGAGGCGCGGGCCTGCATCGACGAGCGCCTGGCGCGACAACAATGGCCCTGCTGCTTCTTCGCGAGCGACACGAGCGGTGAAAAGGACTTCGAGGAGTTTTTTACGGACCGGGAGACCTTGGATATGGCTCGGTTCGAGAGCATCGGGGTGATCCGGAACGAACCGCGCTTCGACGCCGCTAGGTTGGAATTTTTCCTGGCAAGCGTCGATGCCCTGAAGGCACGCGGCGAGTGGGGCCGCGCCGAGTTGGTCGAGTTGTTCCATGCCATGTTGCCCGATTTCAGACACAAGGACACCGGCAAGTATCTGGATGAGAAGATGTAA